The following proteins are co-located in the Microbacterium immunditiarum genome:
- the uvrC gene encoding excinuclease ABC subunit UvrC, whose protein sequence is MADQLPYKPKQGEIPTNPGVYRFRDRDGRVLYVGKAKNLRARLSNYFAPLHTLHERTRRMVLTAASVEWTVVASDVDALQLEYMWIQEFSPPFNVRYKDDKSYPYMAITLADEAPRVIVTRNRRIKGAKYFGPYPKVWAVHDTIDLMIKVFPIRTCSDSSYKKAMATGRPCFPGQIGRCGGPCSMKVSIEEHRAIVDDFVAFMSGGDQRFTRDLTRRMREASAAMDYEAAAVYRDKLQAIDAVLNKSALVLSADTDADLFGIAEDELAAAVQHFVVRRGRVRGVRATTIEKELDISGAELVDQILQRTYGEASAVDIPRQVLVPSLPDDARDLEQWLSERRGRRVSIQVAQRGRKADLMRTASLNAQQALMLHKTRRTSDYVARTQALTDLQEALGLAEAPLRIEGFDVSHLGGTNVVASMVVFEDGLPRKDQYRSFKVSETTDDTDSLYQVLSRRLAYLDHHDETDGVSPNGSEATDAAASDSDEPVVTIRRRPRFAYRPQLLVVDGGKPQVEAAARALGDAGHGEIALCGIAKRLEEVWLPGEDFPVILPRTSEALYLLQRLRDEAHRFAITHQRKRRKRDIQTVLAEIPGLGGARIRALLRHFGSVTALRAATPDQIEELPGIGPKLASTIHAHLSGR, encoded by the coding sequence ATGGCGGACCAGCTCCCGTACAAGCCCAAGCAGGGCGAGATCCCCACCAACCCCGGCGTCTACCGTTTCCGCGACCGCGACGGGCGCGTGCTGTACGTCGGCAAGGCGAAGAATCTCCGGGCGCGCCTGTCGAACTACTTCGCGCCGCTGCACACGCTGCACGAGCGCACGCGCCGCATGGTGCTCACCGCGGCATCCGTCGAATGGACCGTCGTCGCGAGCGACGTCGACGCGCTCCAGCTCGAGTACATGTGGATCCAGGAGTTCTCGCCTCCGTTCAACGTCCGCTACAAAGACGACAAGTCGTACCCCTACATGGCGATCACTCTCGCCGATGAAGCGCCTCGGGTGATCGTGACGCGCAACCGGCGCATCAAGGGGGCGAAGTACTTCGGGCCCTACCCGAAGGTGTGGGCCGTGCACGACACGATCGACCTGATGATCAAGGTCTTCCCGATCCGCACGTGCAGCGACTCGTCCTACAAGAAGGCGATGGCGACGGGCCGGCCGTGCTTCCCGGGACAGATCGGCCGCTGCGGTGGTCCGTGCTCGATGAAGGTCTCGATCGAGGAGCACCGCGCGATCGTCGACGACTTCGTCGCGTTCATGTCGGGCGGCGACCAGCGGTTCACGCGTGACCTCACGCGGCGCATGCGCGAGGCATCCGCCGCGATGGATTACGAGGCCGCCGCCGTGTACCGCGACAAGCTGCAGGCGATCGACGCCGTGCTCAACAAGAGCGCGCTGGTGCTCAGCGCCGACACGGATGCCGACCTGTTCGGCATCGCCGAAGACGAGCTCGCCGCGGCGGTGCAGCACTTCGTCGTGCGCCGCGGTCGTGTGCGAGGCGTCCGCGCGACGACCATCGAGAAGGAGCTCGACATCTCCGGCGCCGAGCTGGTCGACCAGATCCTGCAGCGGACGTACGGCGAGGCATCCGCCGTCGACATCCCGCGTCAGGTGCTCGTGCCGTCGCTGCCCGACGACGCGAGAGATCTCGAGCAGTGGCTCAGCGAGCGCCGCGGGCGGCGCGTGAGCATCCAGGTCGCGCAGCGCGGCCGGAAGGCCGACCTCATGAGGACGGCGTCGCTCAACGCGCAGCAGGCGCTCATGCTGCACAAGACGCGGCGCACGAGCGACTACGTGGCGCGCACGCAGGCGCTCACCGACCTGCAGGAGGCGCTCGGGCTCGCCGAGGCACCGCTGCGCATCGAGGGCTTCGACGTGTCGCACCTCGGCGGGACGAACGTCGTCGCATCGATGGTCGTGTTCGAGGACGGCCTTCCCCGCAAGGACCAGTACCGGTCGTTCAAGGTGTCCGAGACGACAGACGACACGGACTCGCTCTATCAGGTGCTCTCGCGGCGGCTCGCGTACCTCGACCACCACGATGAGACCGACGGCGTGTCGCCGAACGGCTCCGAGGCGACGGATGCCGCGGCATCCGACTCCGACGAACCAGTCGTGACCATCCGACGGCGCCCGCGATTCGCCTACCGGCCCCAGCTGCTCGTCGTCGACGGAGGGAAGCCGCAGGTCGAGGCGGCCGCGCGCGCCCTCGGTGACGCGGGGCACGGCGAGATCGCGCTGTGCGGCATCGCGAAGCGACTCGAGGAGGTGTGGCTTCCCGGCGAGGATTTCCCGGTCATCCTGCCGCGCACGAGCGAGGCGCTCTACCTGCTGCAGCGGCTGCGCGACGAGGCGCATCGCTTCGCGATCACGCACCAGCGCAAGCGCCGCAAGCGCGACATCCAAACGGTGCTCGCCGAGATCCCCGGGCTCGGCGGCGCGCGCATCCGGGCCCTCCTGCGGCACTTCGGATCGGTGACCGCGCTGCGCGCGGCGACCCCCGATCAGATCGAGGAGCTCCCAGGCATCGGGCCGAAGCTCGCCTCGACCATCCACGCGCACCTGTCCGGCCGATAG
- the rapZ gene encoding RNase adapter RapZ, with translation MNDQEHRDASEMLIVTGMSGAGRSTAANALEDLDWYVVDNLPPQMLKPLLDLTELAGGSLPRVAVVVDVRGRDLFADLPEALRSIRERRQLRILFLDASDEVLVRRFEAVRRPHPLQDDGTPVDGIRRERQRLAALRETADLIIDTSKLNIHQLATQVAELFSEEGAARHSMTILSFGFKYGLPPDADVVADMRFLPNPFWNDALRPFSGEDDVVKEYVLAQPGAVEFLDSFAAALRPVVEGYQRENKRHSVVAVGCTGGQHRSVVAAQELADRLSDIPGLAVRVRHRDLGHE, from the coding sequence ATGAACGACCAGGAGCATCGCGATGCGTCCGAGATGCTGATCGTCACGGGGATGTCCGGCGCAGGCCGTTCCACCGCGGCGAACGCGCTCGAAGACCTCGACTGGTACGTCGTCGACAACCTCCCGCCGCAGATGCTCAAGCCGCTGCTCGACCTCACCGAGCTGGCAGGAGGATCGCTCCCGCGCGTCGCGGTCGTCGTGGACGTGCGCGGCCGGGACCTGTTCGCCGACCTGCCCGAGGCTCTTCGCAGCATCCGCGAACGCCGTCAGCTGCGCATCCTCTTCCTCGACGCGTCCGACGAGGTGCTCGTGCGGCGCTTCGAGGCGGTTCGGCGCCCGCATCCGCTCCAGGACGACGGGACGCCCGTCGACGGCATCCGGCGCGAACGGCAGCGTCTGGCCGCGCTTCGCGAAACCGCCGACCTCATCATCGACACGTCGAAGCTCAACATCCACCAGCTCGCGACTCAGGTGGCGGAGCTCTTCTCGGAGGAAGGTGCGGCGCGGCATTCGATGACGATCCTGAGCTTCGGGTTCAAGTACGGGCTGCCTCCCGACGCCGACGTCGTCGCCGACATGCGGTTCCTGCCGAATCCCTTCTGGAACGACGCGTTGCGCCCGTTCTCCGGCGAGGACGACGTGGTCAAGGAGTACGTGCTCGCGCAGCCGGGCGCGGTGGAGTTCCTCGACTCTTTCGCCGCCGCTCTCCGACCTGTCGTCGAGGGCTACCAGCGCGAGAACAAGCGGCACTCGGTCGTCGCGGTCGGATGCACCGGTGGCCAGCACCGCTCGGTCGTGGCCGCGCAGGAGCTCGCCGACCGGCTGTCCGACATCCCGGGTCTCGCGGTCCGCGTGCGGCACCGCGACCTGGGCCACGAGTAG
- the whiA gene encoding DNA-binding protein WhiA — protein sequence MSLTADVKSELLAVRDPRPSARVAELTSLLRFSGGLHSIANRVAVEAELDSDQLARRVARDLVELYGVRPELVHVQGSGARSGSHYAVRVIEGGETLARQTGLLDQRRRAVRGLPNRLTTGSRPDLAAVWRGAFLASGSLTEPGRSASLEITSPAPEAAMALVGAAHRLGIAAKAREVRGVPRVVVREGEAIRTALATMGAERAAAEWDQLRQRREVRAGVNRLVNFDDANLRRSAQAAVAACARVERALEILGDEVPPHLREAGELRLAHRDASLDELGHHADPPLTKDAVAGRIRRLLAMADKKAESEGVPTTEAAVPAGVED from the coding sequence GTGTCGCTGACCGCTGACGTGAAATCCGAGTTGCTGGCCGTTCGAGATCCTCGGCCGTCGGCTCGCGTCGCCGAACTCACGTCGCTGCTCCGGTTCTCGGGCGGTCTCCACTCGATCGCGAACCGCGTCGCAGTCGAGGCGGAGCTCGACTCCGACCAGCTCGCCCGCCGCGTCGCACGTGACCTCGTCGAGCTCTACGGCGTGCGGCCCGAGCTCGTCCACGTGCAGGGGTCCGGTGCGCGTTCCGGCAGCCACTACGCCGTGCGCGTGATCGAGGGCGGGGAGACCCTCGCGCGACAGACAGGCCTGCTCGATCAGCGCCGCCGTGCGGTGCGCGGACTGCCCAACAGGCTCACGACGGGCTCGCGTCCCGACTTGGCGGCGGTGTGGCGCGGGGCGTTCCTCGCGTCGGGCTCGCTCACCGAGCCGGGTCGATCCGCGTCGCTCGAGATCACCTCACCGGCGCCCGAGGCAGCGATGGCGCTCGTCGGCGCGGCTCACCGCCTCGGCATCGCGGCCAAGGCGCGCGAAGTGCGTGGCGTGCCCCGGGTCGTCGTGCGCGAGGGCGAGGCGATCCGCACGGCGCTGGCCACGATGGGCGCCGAGCGCGCCGCCGCCGAGTGGGACCAGCTGCGACAGCGCCGCGAGGTGCGCGCGGGCGTCAACCGCCTCGTCAACTTCGACGACGCGAACCTCCGCCGATCCGCACAGGCCGCCGTCGCGGCGTGCGCGCGAGTGGAGCGCGCCCTCGAGATCCTCGGCGACGAGGTCCCCCCGCACCTGCGTGAGGCGGGCGAGCTGCGACTCGCACACCGCGACGCGAGCCTCGACGAGCTCGGCCACCACGCCGACCCGCCCCTCACGAAGGACGCCGTCGCCGGCCGCATCCGTCGCCTGCTCGCGATGGCCGACAAGAAGGCGGAGAGCGAGGGCGTCCCGACGACCGAGGCCGCGGTGCCCGCCGGCGTCGAGGACTGA
- a CDS encoding superoxide dismutase, whose translation MAKYTLPDLPYDYAALEPHVSATIMELHHDKHHQAYVTGANTALEQLAEARDSGNLANVNKLEKDLAFNLGGHTNHSIFWTNLSPDAGDRPTGDIAAAIDDHFGSFDKFQAHFTAAALGVQGSGWAGLFWDSIGENLIIQQFFDQQSQFAAGTVPLLLLDVWEHAYYLDYKNVRADYVKAFWNIANWANVQERFSTAREKTSGLLVLS comes from the coding sequence ATGGCGAAGTACACGTTGCCCGACCTCCCGTACGACTACGCCGCGCTGGAGCCGCACGTCAGCGCGACGATCATGGAGTTGCACCACGACAAGCACCACCAGGCGTATGTGACCGGCGCGAACACGGCGCTCGAGCAGCTCGCAGAGGCTCGTGACAGCGGCAACCTCGCGAACGTGAACAAACTCGAGAAGGACCTCGCGTTCAACCTGGGCGGCCACACGAACCACTCGATCTTCTGGACGAACCTGTCGCCGGACGCCGGCGACCGCCCCACCGGCGACATCGCCGCGGCGATCGACGACCACTTCGGATCGTTCGACAAGTTCCAGGCCCACTTCACCGCCGCCGCGCTCGGCGTGCAGGGCTCCGGCTGGGCCGGGCTCTTCTGGGACTCGATCGGCGAGAACCTGATCATCCAGCAGTTCTTCGACCAGCAGTCGCAGTTCGCGGCGGGCACGGTGCCGCTTCTCCTGCTCGACGTGTGGGAGCACGCCTACTACCTCGACTACAAGAACGTGCGGGCCGACTACGTCAAGGCCTTCTGGAACATCGCCAACTGGGCGAACGTGCAGGAACGCTTCTCCACGGCCCGCGAGAAGACCTCGGGGCTGCTGGTACTGTCATAG
- the gap gene encoding type I glyceraldehyde-3-phosphate dehydrogenase, with amino-acid sequence MAVKIGINGFGRIGRNYLRAALAQGADLEIVAVNDLTDNKTLAHLLKYDSILGRLDEEVSFTGDSITVGDKTIKVFEERDPANLPWGELGVDIVIESTGRFTNAADARKHIEGGAKKVLISAPASGEDGTFVIGANEDSYDPETHNIISNASCTTNCLAPLAKVLNDTFGIVKGLMTTVHAYTADQNLQDGPHKDLRRARAAALNIVPTSTGAAKAIGLVLPELQGKLDGFALRVPVPTGSATDLTVELERDVTLDEVKAAYKAAAEGPLKGILKYTEDEIVSTDIVTDPHSCIFDAGLTRVIGNQVKVVGWYDNEWGYSNRLVDLTELVAAKL; translated from the coding sequence GTGGCTGTCAAGATCGGAATCAACGGCTTCGGCCGCATCGGACGCAACTACCTCCGCGCGGCTCTCGCGCAGGGCGCCGACCTTGAGATCGTGGCGGTGAACGACCTCACCGACAACAAGACCCTCGCCCACCTGCTGAAGTACGACTCGATCCTCGGCCGCCTCGACGAAGAGGTGTCGTTCACGGGCGACTCGATCACGGTCGGCGACAAGACGATCAAGGTCTTCGAGGAGCGCGACCCCGCCAACCTCCCGTGGGGCGAACTGGGCGTCGACATCGTCATCGAGTCGACCGGACGCTTCACCAACGCGGCCGACGCTCGCAAGCACATCGAGGGCGGCGCCAAGAAGGTGCTCATCTCGGCTCCGGCTTCGGGTGAGGACGGCACGTTCGTCATCGGCGCGAACGAGGACTCGTACGACCCCGAGACGCACAACATCATCTCGAACGCGTCGTGCACCACGAACTGCCTCGCGCCGCTCGCGAAGGTGCTCAACGACACCTTCGGCATCGTCAAGGGCCTCATGACGACGGTCCACGCGTACACGGCCGACCAGAACCTTCAGGACGGCCCGCACAAGGACCTGCGCCGTGCTCGCGCCGCCGCGCTCAACATCGTGCCGACCTCGACGGGTGCCGCGAAGGCGATCGGCCTCGTGCTGCCCGAGCTCCAGGGCAAGCTCGACGGGTTCGCTCTCCGCGTCCCCGTGCCCACCGGCTCTGCGACCGACCTGACAGTCGAGCTCGAGCGCGACGTCACCCTCGATGAGGTCAAGGCGGCGTACAAGGCCGCGGCCGAGGGTCCGCTCAAGGGCATCCTCAAGTACACCGAAGACGAGATCGTCTCGACCGACATCGTCACCGACCCGCACTCGTGCATCTTCGACGCCGGTCTCACGCGCGTCATCGGAAACCAGGTGAAGGTCGTCGGCTGGTACGACAACGAGTGGGGCTACTCGAACCGCCTGGTCGACCTCACCGAGCTGGTCGCCGCCAAGCTCTGA
- a CDS encoding phosphoglycerate kinase, with translation MALRTLDSLGSLAGKRVIARVDFNVPLQDGVITDDGRVRAALPTLDHLINQGARVIVCSHLGRPGGAPDPKYSLEPVAQRLSELLGKPVAFARDTVGESAREAVAALEDGGVVVVENLRFNAGETAKDDETRRVFAAELAALGDALVSDGFGVVHRKQASVYDLAELLPSAAGFLVQKEVDVLDRLTETPERPYTVVLGGSKVSDKLGVIEHLLPRVDRLLVGGGMMFTFLAAEGNKVGASLLEEDQLDTVKGYIATAGERGVELVLPVDAVVAASFSADAQHVIAPASGLEDTPAGASGIGLDIGPETAEQFAAVIRDSKTVFWNGPMGVFEMAPFAAGTKAVAKALTEVEGLSVVGGGDSAAAVRQLGFADSDFGHISTGGGASLEFLEGKRLPGLEILGWEQS, from the coding sequence ATGGCACTGCGCACCCTCGATTCGCTGGGTTCGCTCGCAGGCAAGCGCGTCATCGCCCGTGTCGACTTCAACGTTCCGCTTCAGGACGGAGTCATCACGGACGACGGCCGCGTGCGTGCCGCGCTCCCGACCCTCGACCACCTGATCAACCAGGGCGCACGCGTCATCGTGTGCTCGCACCTGGGCCGCCCCGGCGGCGCCCCCGACCCGAAGTACAGCCTCGAACCGGTCGCGCAGCGACTGTCGGAGCTGCTCGGCAAGCCGGTCGCGTTCGCGCGGGACACGGTGGGGGAGTCCGCCCGTGAGGCCGTCGCGGCTCTCGAGGACGGCGGTGTCGTCGTCGTCGAGAACCTCCGGTTCAACGCAGGCGAGACCGCGAAGGACGACGAGACCCGCCGCGTCTTCGCGGCCGAGCTCGCAGCGCTCGGCGACGCGCTGGTTTCCGACGGCTTCGGCGTCGTGCACCGCAAGCAGGCGAGCGTGTACGACCTCGCGGAGCTGCTTCCGTCGGCCGCCGGGTTCCTCGTGCAGAAGGAGGTCGATGTCCTCGACCGTCTCACCGAGACCCCTGAGCGCCCGTACACGGTCGTCCTCGGCGGTTCGAAGGTCAGCGACAAGCTTGGCGTCATCGAGCACCTGCTGCCGCGCGTCGACCGCCTCCTCGTAGGCGGCGGCATGATGTTCACGTTCCTCGCCGCCGAGGGGAACAAGGTCGGCGCGAGCCTTCTCGAAGAGGACCAGCTCGACACGGTGAAGGGCTACATCGCGACGGCCGGGGAGCGCGGCGTCGAACTGGTGCTGCCCGTGGACGCGGTCGTGGCGGCCTCGTTCTCGGCCGACGCGCAGCACGTCATCGCGCCGGCGTCAGGGCTGGAGGACACACCGGCCGGAGCATCCGGAATCGGTCTCGACATCGGACCGGAGACTGCGGAGCAGTTCGCCGCAGTCATCCGCGACAGCAAGACGGTCTTCTGGAACGGTCCGATGGGCGTGTTCGAGATGGCGCCGTTCGCGGCCGGTACCAAGGCCGTCGCCAAGGCCCTCACCGAGGTCGAGGGCCTCTCCGTCGTCGGCGGAGGCGATTCCGCGGCCGCCGTCCGCCAGCTCGGGTTCGCCGACAGCGATTTCGGCCACATCTCGACCGGTGGCGGTGCGAGCCTCGAGTTTCTCGAGGGCAAGCGCCTGCCGGGTCTCGAAATCCTCGGGTGGGAGCAGTCGTGA
- the tpiA gene encoding triose-phosphate isomerase — MTDQTTGRGRLPFIAGNWKMNLDHLQAVAFVQKLHWTLKDAKHEEGSVEVGVFPPFTDLRTVQTLIDADKIPFALGAQDLSQHDGGAYTGEVSGAFLKKLDCTYVIIGHSERRQYHAESDEIVADKVKAALRHGLVPVICVGETAEDLERFGASAVPVGQLQAALDGLSAGADVVVAYEPVWAIGSGQAATPEQAQEVCAKLRGVVAEKLGADAAARTRILYGGSVKAANIAAFMRQPDVDGALVGGASLVVDEFAAIIRYQKHVGV, encoded by the coding sequence GTGACGGATCAGACCACAGGCCGCGGCCGCCTGCCGTTCATCGCCGGCAACTGGAAGATGAACCTCGACCACCTTCAGGCAGTCGCGTTCGTCCAGAAGCTGCACTGGACGCTCAAGGACGCGAAGCACGAAGAGGGTTCCGTCGAGGTCGGCGTGTTCCCGCCGTTCACCGACCTGCGGACGGTGCAGACGCTCATCGATGCGGACAAGATCCCGTTCGCGCTGGGTGCTCAGGACCTGTCTCAGCACGACGGCGGCGCGTACACCGGCGAGGTGTCGGGAGCGTTCCTCAAGAAGCTCGACTGCACGTACGTCATCATCGGTCACTCCGAGCGCCGCCAGTACCACGCCGAATCCGACGAGATCGTCGCGGACAAGGTGAAGGCGGCGCTGCGTCACGGCCTCGTGCCGGTGATCTGCGTCGGCGAGACCGCTGAAGACCTCGAGCGGTTCGGCGCGAGCGCCGTCCCGGTCGGACAGCTCCAGGCGGCGCTCGACGGTCTCTCCGCAGGCGCTGACGTCGTCGTCGCGTACGAGCCCGTGTGGGCGATCGGCTCCGGCCAGGCCGCCACGCCCGAGCAGGCGCAGGAGGTGTGCGCGAAGCTGCGCGGCGTCGTCGCCGAGAAGCTCGGTGCCGACGCCGCGGCACGCACCCGCATCCTCTACGGCGGATCGGTGAAGGCCGCGAACATCGCGGCCTTCATGCGCCAGCCCGACGTCGACGGCGCCCTCGTCGGGGGCGCGAGCCTCGTCGTCGACGAGTTCGCCGCGATCATCCGCTATCAGAAGCACGTCGGCGTGTGA
- the secG gene encoding preprotein translocase subunit SecG, with translation MPILEFVLQVILGITSILLTLLILLHKGRGGGLSDMFGGGMTSALGSSGLAERNLNRFTIVLALVWFAAIVALGLITKFQGL, from the coding sequence GTGCCCATTCTCGAGTTCGTCCTGCAGGTGATCCTGGGGATCACCAGCATCCTCCTCACCCTCCTGATCCTGCTCCACAAAGGCCGCGGTGGCGGCCTTTCCGATATGTTCGGCGGCGGCATGACTTCGGCGCTCGGCTCGTCCGGGCTCGCCGAACGCAATCTCAACCGCTTCACGATCGTCCTCGCACTCGTGTGGTTCGCGGCGATCGTGGCGCTCGGCCTGATCACCAAGTTCCAGGGGCTCTGA
- a CDS encoding RNA polymerase-binding protein RbpA, whose protein sequence is MATGGNAIRGTRVGAGPMGEQDHGFHADRIAVSYWDALGNETVRYFAAGIPEDEIPDVIDSPHSGLPAGRDKANPPAVAKTEPYKTHLAYVKERRTEEEAEALLEDALKQLRERRGIE, encoded by the coding sequence ATGGCAACCGGCGGCAATGCAATTCGCGGGACCCGCGTCGGCGCAGGCCCGATGGGGGAACAAGACCACGGCTTCCACGCCGATCGGATCGCCGTCTCGTACTGGGACGCGCTCGGCAACGAGACGGTCCGCTACTTCGCGGCGGGCATCCCCGAAGACGAGATCCCCGATGTGATCGACTCGCCGCACTCCGGCCTCCCGGCCGGGCGCGACAAGGCCAATCCTCCGGCCGTCGCGAAGACGGAGCCGTACAAGACGCACCTCGCCTACGTGAAGGAGCGCCGCACCGAAGAAGAGGCGGAGGCCCTGCTCGAAGACGCGCTCAAGCAGTTGCGCGAGCGGCGCGGGATCGAGTGA
- the pgl gene encoding 6-phosphogluconolactonase, which yields MAETSNEKRVVILSDPAALAEAVASRFLSRIAKRSDHKRLVHVSLTGGTMGSAVLKAVAADPRAASLDWSKVHFWWSDERWVPRGDADRNEKQAREALLDHLDIPAENIHSVAASDEGLDLDAAARLYERELARFSSDHGTWPSFDVCFLGVGPDGHIASLFPDRPEIHVTDRAVLPVRESPKPPPERVSMTRPVINASRRLWMVLAGADKASALGLALAGASYGSVPAAGAKGRKRTVFFVDEAAAANVPPELIDREY from the coding sequence ATGGCTGAGACGTCCAACGAGAAGCGGGTCGTGATCCTCTCAGATCCGGCCGCGCTTGCCGAAGCTGTCGCGTCGCGGTTCTTGAGTCGCATCGCCAAGCGCAGCGACCACAAGCGACTCGTGCACGTCTCCCTCACCGGCGGCACAATGGGCTCGGCCGTTCTGAAGGCCGTCGCGGCGGACCCGAGAGCGGCGAGCCTCGACTGGTCGAAGGTGCATTTCTGGTGGAGCGACGAGCGCTGGGTCCCGCGCGGCGACGCCGATCGCAACGAGAAGCAGGCTCGCGAGGCCCTGCTCGACCACCTCGACATCCCCGCCGAGAACATCCACTCCGTCGCCGCGAGCGACGAGGGGCTCGATCTCGACGCTGCCGCGCGACTCTACGAGCGCGAGCTCGCGAGGTTCTCGAGCGACCACGGCACGTGGCCGTCGTTCGACGTGTGCTTCCTGGGTGTCGGACCCGACGGGCACATCGCGTCGCTCTTCCCTGACCGGCCCGAGATCCACGTCACCGATCGCGCGGTGCTGCCCGTGCGCGAGTCGCCGAAGCCTCCGCCCGAGCGCGTTTCGATGACGCGGCCCGTGATCAACGCGTCGCGTCGCCTGTGGATGGTCCTCGCCGGGGCCGACAAGGCCTCGGCACTGGGTCTGGCGCTCGCCGGCGCAAGCTACGGCAGCGTTCCCGCGGCCGGCGCCAAGGGCCGCAAGCGCACGGTCTTCTTCGTCGACGAGGCGGCCGCCGCGAATGTGCCGCCCGAGCTCATCGACCGCGAGTACTGA
- a CDS encoding glucose-6-phosphate dehydrogenase assembly protein OpcA — translation MIVDLPDTTVSKITRALVNVREEGGAVALGRVLTLVIVTREGDMEEVIEAANDASREHPMRVIVLLVDGNGSDARLDAQIRVGGDAGASEVVTLHAFGEAASNLESLVTGLLLPDAPVVVWWPNDTPDNPADTSLGRIAQRRITDAATKPNPWEWVAALSDSYSPGDTDLAWTRLTRWREQLAAILDQPPYESVRRVEVRGAGDSPSTSLLAAWLRVALDVPVDWRYLDPAEWEHGIKSVVLVRDSGEVRLERPEPGVAILTQPGQPSHDLAFPRRTLRECLAEELRRLDPDVLYGRVISEGLELLGPPSTQEPNG, via the coding sequence ATGATCGTCGACCTGCCCGACACGACCGTCAGCAAGATCACACGCGCGCTCGTCAACGTGCGCGAAGAGGGCGGCGCCGTCGCGCTCGGACGCGTGCTGACCCTCGTGATCGTGACGCGCGAGGGCGACATGGAAGAGGTCATCGAAGCTGCGAACGACGCGTCGCGCGAGCATCCGATGCGCGTCATCGTGCTGCTCGTCGACGGAAACGGCTCCGACGCACGTCTCGACGCCCAGATCCGCGTCGGCGGCGACGCCGGCGCGAGCGAGGTCGTCACGCTGCACGCCTTCGGCGAGGCGGCGTCCAACCTCGAGAGCCTCGTGACGGGCCTCCTCCTCCCCGACGCGCCCGTCGTCGTGTGGTGGCCGAACGACACGCCCGACAACCCCGCCGACACGTCGCTGGGCCGCATCGCACAGCGCCGGATCACGGATGCCGCGACCAAGCCGAACCCGTGGGAGTGGGTCGCTGCGCTGTCCGACTCCTACTCCCCCGGCGACACCGACCTCGCGTGGACACGGCTCACGCGGTGGCGCGAGCAGCTCGCGGCTATCCTCGACCAGCCGCCGTACGAGTCGGTGCGCCGCGTCGAGGTGCGCGGAGCGGGCGACTCCCCGTCGACGAGCCTTCTCGCCGCATGGCTTCGCGTCGCGCTGGATGTGCCGGTGGACTGGCGTTACCTCGACCCGGCGGAGTGGGAGCACGGCATCAAGTCGGTCGTGCTCGTTCGCGACAGCGGCGAGGTCCGCCTCGAGCGTCCTGAGCCGGGGGTCGCCATCCTCACGCAGCCCGGGCAGCCCAGTCACGACCTCGCCTTCCCGCGCCGCACGCTGCGCGAATGCCTGGCCGAAGAGCTCCGTCGCCTCGATCCGGACGTCCTGTATGGTCGAGTGATCAGCGAGGGCCTGGAACTCCTCGGTCCGCCATCGACACAGGAGCCGAATGGCTGA